The Sulfobacillus thermosulfidooxidans genome segment GAGGCCGCCAGGACTTCTGCCCCAATATCATTCACATCAACAATCGCCACTTGGGTGTGTAGCACTTTGGCCAATTTATCTGCCAGATTTTGTGCGTGCCGAGGAGCCAAGACAATATACTGGTTATAAGGGGGAATAGTGGTTGGTCCCGGGCCGTCTATCGATGCCACTTGGCGTCCAGCTACGCGATAGAAATCACCTGAACGTCCCAGTACGCGATCGCACGCTCCCACACCGGCTGCAACAAGAATGCGGGCCAAACCCACTTCACGAATAGCCATCTCCATGGTTTCTGGCCGCCGTAATCCTAAGCCATAACCTAATTGCCGCACATGACGCGATAAAAACTTGGCGGTCCATCTCGGTTTGACATGGCTGAGCAATACGGCCCGTCCCTCAGCAATCGCCACAACTTTTTCACCAATCACAACAATATCTTTAGGCGTCACCTTGCCTTGAAAATAGGGGACCAACGTTTTCATCAAATCTTCGCCAGGTTTTACTAAGTGACTGCGTACGACATATCTTAAATAGCGTTGATTGCCGATTTCTTTGACCGGTTTTTCAAGCCATGTCCCATTTCCCTCATCCGCAATGTCTGGTGTAAAAATAGGATGATCAGCCATCATGTTTTCCCTCCATCATCTCTTGTCATCCCCTAAGGTATGACGCCATCAAGAATCCAGACACTCGAGATTTCGGGTTAACTTTTACCATGGACACAAAATTTTGCCCTATATCCCATTTCTATCCAAGGTTTGACAAGCAAAAAAGTATCCTGCGGCCAAAGCATCTTCATCGACAATCCCAGGGCTTTCACGCGCAAAAACCGGTGATGAGTATGACAAAACCAAAAACGATGAAGGAAGAAAAAAAGAAAGATAAGGAAGAAAGGAAGAAAGAAAGGATAACAAGTTAAAATCCTGAGCGCTCTAAACATAATGAGATTGTTCAGTAAAAAGAAGCTGGTCTAAAGCGACCAGCTTCTTCCCAACCGCTTATCCTGGATAATTCGCCAATAATTGATGAATTTGTTCACTCAATGTCATGGCATCGTGGTAAGACTGCTGCCACACATTCCGGCCAAAAATTAAGCCGGTGGCTCCACATTCCATGCATAAGCGCGCTTTTTCTAGTGCGCTTTCTTGAGAACCTTTTTCGCCCCCTGCAAAAATGACGAGCGATTTACCAGCCGAACGAATGATCTGTTGAACGGCAGATTCCAATGTCCATTCTCGCTGGTAGGCTTTGGGTGCATGCGCTAAACGGGCGGGATCAATTTTAGGCACATTCAATTTGATTACATCGGCACCTAATTCTTGGGCCACGCGAGCGGCATAATCGATAGCGTAAATGGAATCTCTCCCACCTTTTTGTTCAATAGCCGCTCCCCGAGGATAACTCCATACAACAACAGGCAGGCCGTAACGATCAGCATCTTCACGAACACGGCGAAATTGTTCAAAATCCTCATCTTGGCGGGGAGAGCCGACATACAAGGTGTACCCAACGGCATCGGCACCAAGTCGGACGGCATCTTCAACCGACGCATTTAAGGGAGAAATCGGTTCATCATCAGAGGGAATTTCGGTCTTTCCATTCAGTTTTAAGATCAGGGGCACTTGACCGGCATAATCCGCATAATATTTTTCCGCCAATCCAATCTGACAGGCAATGGCAGAAAAATGACCATCTAACGCAATGCGAAATTGGAACGCAGGATCTTGACTTTCGGGGGCATCCAAAAAATCACGGGGTCCGTGCTCTAACCCTTGATCGATGGGCAAAATCATCAATGTACCATTAGCTGGCCCCGCTCCATATAGCAGACGGTATAACCGTGCCTTCTTACCCGTACTCAAATTCAATTGATCGAGATGTGCACGAATTTCTTGCGTTGCCATAATCGCTCCTTCATCCCTTTCCATTCGGCGAGATACATGCCTATTCTTCCCTAATCATACCAAAGCTGGTTGCTAAAGAGAATGTCACCGAAGGGAAGTTGCAGCCAACTCACGGCGCTTGTTGGGAAATTAACATTTTTCCGGTAAGATAAAAACGGTCGTAGTGCCATAGGCGTATGATACAAGCCTCATCACAAAAACCGTCTACACAATCAACACAAACATCATGAGAACACCAACAGATGCATCACGTCAATACACGCACAAGGAGGTTTTCATACGGATCAGCCACTTTCACATCTTCGCTATCAGATTTCCATGCCTGAACCACAAACCCACCGGTTTCACGTGCGAATTGAATGGACAGGAACAATACCTCAAAACATGACATGGGCTTTACCAGTTTGGACACCCGGGTCTTATCTCATCCGGGAATTTTCTCGTCATATTGACCGCATTCACGCCTCCTCGGAGTCTGCCGAACTAGCCGTGCGTAAACTCGATAAGGCCACTTGGATCCACTTGGATCTTGGAGGATCTAGACAATATTTCCACACTGATTTTGGAATATGACGTATTTGCATATGAACTTTCTGTGCGCACCAGCTATTTAGATAGCCAACGAGGATATTTCAACGGGGCGAATGTCTTCTTGTACCCCGACACAGACATTGCCTATAACATAGAATTAGAGGTTATTCCCTATTCCCATTGGGATGTCGCCACGGCACTCACCCGTTTGAATAAGCCGGGATATCATTATGCTGTGCCCGATTATGACACTTTAGTAGACAGCCCGGTAGAATGTGGGGTGTTTCAACGGCGCTCTTTTGTTGTCGACAATGTAGAGCATGAACTGATTTTCACGGGATTTGATGATATTGACCTCAGTGATTTGCTCCGAGATCTTCCCCCCATTATTCAGTCGGCCAAAGACATTTTTGGCACACCACTACCCTATAATCGCTATGTTTTTCTCGTTTACGGGAGTATAGAGAGCGGCGGAGGATTGGAACACAAAAATTCTGCCAGTATCATTTTCGATCGCTTCATGCTCCATGACCCGAGCAAGTATCCACGCGTCTTAGCCTTATTTGCCCATGAATATTTTCATTTGTGGAATGTTAAGCGTCTTCACCCAACAAACCTCGGGCCTTTTGATTATCAGCACGAAGTTTACACGCCCTTATTGTGGGTGCTAGAAGGATGGACTGACTATTACGCCTGGATTTTATTAGTTCGGTCCGGAGTCGTTGACGTCTTTACCGTTTTGGATCACTTTGCTGAGGCACTTCGCCTCCTCGATCTGGTACCAGGTCGCCATGTTCAAAGCCTGGTTGAGGCCTCTCAAGATACCTGGATAAAATTTTACCGGCCTGAGGGTAACACCCCCAATATCACCATCAGCTACTATCATAAAGGCGCTCTGGTGGCGTTGGCCTTGGATCTGGCCTTGCGCAAAGCCACAGGTGGCCGAGATAGTTTAGATACCGTACTCCGTTTCTTATGGATGAGTTATGGCGACCAAGGCTATCCCGAAACGGCCGTTGATGATGCTCTGGTTCGAGTGGGGGGACCTTTAATGCGCCAACGATTACAGCAGTGGGTCTATGGCACCGACGACATTCCCGCCGAACTTTTCAATGTGGTCGGTCTTAAACTGCTCAAAGAATTTAAAGATGCCCATCAAAAAGTGCCCTACACGGGCATTATCACTGAAAAATCCGGCACCGACACCGTAATCATTAAGCATGTACTCAAAGACAGCCCGGCGGAAAAGGCGGGATTAGCACCGGGTGATGAATGGATTGCATTAAATGGATATCGCGTACGTCATGACAATCTTCCAGGACGCCTCGCCCAATATGCAGCAAACACGAGCATCCAAGTGACCGTATTTCGCCAACACCAACTACAAACCTATTCCTTAACGCTCGGCTCACCCCGTCCGGATGCCTGGCGTTTCATCACGGACCCCAACGCTCCCGAAGAGGCTCGCCAGCAATTCAGCCAGTGGCTGGGAGCCCCTTATCCCTAAACATCACGGCCTAGGGATTCGACTAATGCGTTGAAAGGTAGCGACGCGCCGATTCCACGGCGGTCGCTGCCTCGCCAAATCCAGCGGATATTAACTTGACTTTCCCGGGATAGCTGACAATATCGCCTGCCGCAAACACCCCGGCAAGATTTGTATGCATGGCCGAATTCACGGTAATCTCATTCCCGCTGAGTTCCAATCCCCAATCTCGGAAAATGCCGGTGCCAGGAATTAATCCAATGGCGACAATAATCCGGTCTACCTCTAAATGCGTAATAGTTTGGGACTGATTATGCCGAATTTGAGCGCTTTCGATCCGGCCCTGTCCTTGCACAGACAATAATTCATGATGGGTTAACAACGTCACATTAGGAAGTTGAGAGAGTTTGCTCAAGCTATCGACATGACATTGAAATTGGTCACGACGGTGAATCAT includes the following:
- a CDS encoding coenzyme F420-0:L-glutamate ligase → MMADHPIFTPDIADEGNGTWLEKPVKEIGNQRYLRYVVRSHLVKPGEDLMKTLVPYFQGKVTPKDIVVIGEKVVAIAEGRAVLLSHVKPRWTAKFLSRHVRQLGYGLGLRRPETMEMAIREVGLARILVAAGVGACDRVLGRSGDFYRVAGRQVASIDGPGPTTIPPYNQYIVLAPRHAQNLADKLAKVLHTQVAIVDVNDIGAEVLAASAHVDMNLVRELLRDNPMGQGAQRTPLAVLRPTTQEKRLKNWPSTGGSFHVQGGFVATMPGEGTDGVIWAGDEIASTRSKS
- a CDS encoding class I fructose-bisphosphate aldolase, encoding MERDEGAIMATQEIRAHLDQLNLSTGKKARLYRLLYGAGPANGTLMILPIDQGLEHGPRDFLDAPESQDPAFQFRIALDGHFSAIACQIGLAEKYYADYAGQVPLILKLNGKTEIPSDDEPISPLNASVEDAVRLGADAVGYTLYVGSPRQDEDFEQFRRVREDADRYGLPVVVWSYPRGAAIEQKGGRDSIYAIDYAARVAQELGADVIKLNVPKIDPARLAHAPKAYQREWTLESAVQQIIRSAGKSLVIFAGGEKGSQESALEKARLCMECGATGLIFGRNVWQQSYHDAMTLSEQIHQLLANYPG
- a CDS encoding M61 family metallopeptidase, whose translation is MEYDVFAYELSVRTSYLDSQRGYFNGANVFLYPDTDIAYNIELEVIPYSHWDVATALTRLNKPGYHYAVPDYDTLVDSPVECGVFQRRSFVVDNVEHELIFTGFDDIDLSDLLRDLPPIIQSAKDIFGTPLPYNRYVFLVYGSIESGGGLEHKNSASIIFDRFMLHDPSKYPRVLALFAHEYFHLWNVKRLHPTNLGPFDYQHEVYTPLLWVLEGWTDYYAWILLVRSGVVDVFTVLDHFAEALRLLDLVPGRHVQSLVEASQDTWIKFYRPEGNTPNITISYYHKGALVALALDLALRKATGGRDSLDTVLRFLWMSYGDQGYPETAVDDALVRVGGPLMRQRLQQWVYGTDDIPAELFNVVGLKLLKEFKDAHQKVPYTGIITEKSGTDTVIIKHVLKDSPAEKAGLAPGDEWIALNGYRVRHDNLPGRLAQYAANTSIQVTVFRQHQLQTYSLTLGSPRPDAWRFITDPNAPEEARQQFSQWLGAPYP